In one window of Palaemon carinicauda isolate YSFRI2023 chromosome 2, ASM3689809v2, whole genome shotgun sequence DNA:
- the LOC137623391 gene encoding dnaJ homolog subfamily C member 30, mitochondrial-like has translation MTLLGLSCGSKGKKLKKSFGELMYFRSMWTYRRNKYNLLVGDPVCVRHFSNAPKKNYYDTLGITPKATHAQVKIAYYDLSKKYHPDQNKGKDAAVKFIEIAEAYEVLGNFQKRRMYDKGVFNLGTAATPKEAEEYSSKFYDSRKNRSKMPSSSGRTPIYDFDEWSKLHYESNFDRKKFARERYEEIMKDKAEEKEERKSNAVICIILLVLWSVMFQLSHSNRVDEPGATYKKTK, from the exons ATGACCTTACTTGGCCTGTCATGTGGATCAAAAGGAAAGAAACTCAAGAAATCCTTTGGCGAGTTAATGTACTTTCGTTCAATGTGGACTTATAGGAGGAACAAGTACAATTTGTTGGTTGGAGATCCTGTTTGTGTGAGGCACTTCTCTAATGCTCCCAAGAAAAATTACTACGATACTTTAGGCATCACACCAAAAGCAACTCATGCTCAA GTTAAAATTGCTTACTATGATCTATCTAAAAAGTACCACCCAGATCAAAACAAAGGAAAAGATGCAGCAGTTAAATTTATTGAGATAGCTGAAGCTTACGAGGTTCTAGGCAATTTTCAGAAACGAAGGATGTATGACAAAGGAGTTTTCAACCTAGGAACAGCTGCAACTCCTAAAGAAGCTGAAGAATATTCATCAAAATTTTATGATTCTCGTAAAAATCGTAGCAAGATGCCATCTTCCTCTGGTAGAACACCTATTTATGACTTTGACGAGTGGTCAAAACTTCACTATGAGTCAAATTTTGATCGTAAAAAGTTTGCGAGAGAAAGATATGAAGAGATAATGAAGGACAAagcggaggaaaaggaagagagaaagtcAAATGcagtaatttgtataattttgttAGTGCTTTGGTCAGTTATGTTTCAATTATCACACTCAAATAGGGTCGATGAGCCGGGAGCAACATATAAGAAAACAAAATAG